gcggggcggcggagaggggcgggcggcgcgacgggcggcgccggggcggccgcggccccggaaGCCCCGCCGTGAGtcagcggcggcggccccgcgcggcacccgccgccccccgccgccatcccgggcccgccgcgcccgccccgccccggcccgcccccggggaccggcccgccgccccgccccgcccggtgccagggccgcgcccgccgcccgggccgcgcccgcccccgcccgccgccggcgccgccgccggggccgctcACCTGctgccggggcggccggggccggggccgggccgggcggggaggcCGCGCTGGGAGGGACCGGGACGCcgcgagccgccgccgccgccgctcacgGACGCGTCACGTGATGTTTGGGTCACGTGGCTCCATTCATGAAGCGCCCGGCGCAACCGCCCCGGGCCTTAAGGGGGACGCGCGGTCCCGTCGGGGGCGGCGCCTTAagggggggaggcggcggcggcggcgccgggcccgccccgcccgggagctccccccgccccgcccggtgcCGCGGCAGCGACGGGTTctccggccccggcggccccagcagccgccgcctcccgcggaCTCTCCCCCGCGCGTGTCAGCGGGGCGCGGCGACCCCCGGGGACAAGCCCCCCAGTTCCGCGTCCATCGTCTTCAccgggccccggggcagggcagagcgcggccgccggccccgcacgGGCGTTccccctccccgcagcgcccTTTGCTGCGCCCCGAACCTGCGCGGGGGAGCGGCGACATCTCCGCCGAACGCGGCGACTCGAAGGGGGGGCCGTGCAGCAGCTCCCCGGGCGCTGGTGCCGCGGCTCGGGCAATCCCTGGCTGATAGAGACCCGGCTCTCTCCTCTGCGGCCAGGCGCTACCCTCCCGCATCTCGTGGCTCGGCCCCGTGTCCTGCTGTTCCCTCTGCCTGCGGGTCCCCGACACAGGGATACCCCCCCCCCACTTACCGCCCAGCTGCGAGGAAGCGGCGCTGGGAGGACACCGGAGGGCAAGGGACGCGCGGGGGGTGCAGCGGGGCCTGCGGGAGTCAAGGCCGGGCTCGGGGAAAGGCGGTTCCCGAGGAGCGGTCTGGGCCCGCTCTCTGCTGTCACGCAGGCACGGAACGCGGGTCCCGGGTGCTCCCGCAGCCGGGCTCTCCATCTGCCGTGGCAGGCAGCTGCTACAGCCCTACAAGCACCGACAGCTCTGCCTCTTGGGGGGACGCTGGGGCAGTCCCTGTCTCCCCGCAGAGGGGCTCAAGCTCAGCCATCCCACCTTTTACTCTGCGTCGCACTTTACCAGCCAGAAGGAAACTTTCTGCGACGCTCCCTTTTATTTTGCATCAGGCAGTGCTCGAGCCCTGACTCCCAGCGTGGCCTGAGGGGGTGCACAGCTCCCGAGCAGGGAAATGGAGGGACGTGCAGCACCCACTCACCCCTACGCAGTGGCAGAACCACCAGAAAGCCTAAAGGGCCAGGACACTGGGAGAAGGATTAATACTCCCGAGTTATTCACGTCAGATTTCAGCCAGAAgactttcctcctcctctctaaATCTCCACAAACTGGTAGCACAGGCCACAGAAAAACTTTTGTTGCTCAGAACCAGGGGTGACAGAAATGGGCTGATAGGCTTCCCAGTCCCACGCCCAGACAAACCAGCCCCAAAGCCGGGTCTGCAGCACCCCTCAGGCACGCTCACTGCAGGCAAGGACACAACAGCCACTGCCAGAGGCAAGAGATACACCCAGTCCAGACAGCCGGGATTAGCCATAGCTCTGTCAGAGCAGCACTTTATTACgtaaagaaagaagaaaccacCTTGTCGTGCTTATAGGGTCATACCCTGCTACCAGCTGGAAGCCTAAACACTAAAAATGCTTTAACACTACTAGCGCTTTTGGCAGCCTCTGCATCAATACAGAAACACTCTTCCTGCATCTCCGAGTTCCCTCTGAGACAATAAGCCCATTTTAAATGTCCTCTTACCAGCGCTCCCCCAGTATACCTCAAGGTAGAGCACAGTACGAGTTACCCACCCAAATTCATTCCCCCCCTCCAGCCTgctctcccctgcagccctgtCCAGGTGGCACAGGCAGCTGGCATGCTTCGTGCAGTTTTCTGGTTTCGGACAGGACTCAGGCTCTGGGAGAAAAGCAGAGAGGCCAGGAAGCCAAGCAGGGGCAGTGGCTATGGAGATCACAGAAAGCAGTGGATGGagtctcctctctgctgctgtccTGGGGCTGGCTCCCAAAATAGTGCCTGCAGAAAAGGTTAACTGACCTAGACAACGGGCTGTAACTGCCTCCCGTCTGATCAGAGCCTTGGTCCCTTCTGCCCTTCGGGTCCACAGCCCCCACTCACCCCTCTCCCCAGTGGGCACGGGGGGTGCAACTGCTCGGGCCGTGCCTCCCAGCAGAAGGGCCGAGCAGGgcccctctgcctgctgccaccaccaccctgcCTGGATTCTGTACCTCACAGATACTGGAGTTTCAGGGGCCGAAGGGACCGCTGCTCCTACACCCCAGACTTCGCTGCTGTTTCTTGCTCATAAATGTGAGTCAGACCTGGGAAATTCTGCAGACCAGAACAGCAAGGGTCTTCCTCCTCCACCAAGTCCTTGTTGCTGGACAGGCACTGGGCATCCTCAAGTGCCCCCTGAACCTCTTTTGTTTCAAGCAAGGACTGACTTTCCTCCTGCGTCTCATGCAGGACAAGCTAGGCAAGGTGGGACAAGATCTGAGCCACAGGCCAGACCAGGTGACTCAGTGTTTCCCTTTAGTCTTATATTCTAAAGTAGGAATGCAACTGCTTGAAGCAGCCCTGAACTTTTCTATGTGTTTTCCCCCTCTAGCCATTAGCAGTGGAACACCttcagaaaaacaggaagaaaaaaagcaacggTCCAGAAAATACCAGACGCATGGCTGTGCCAACATAAGGGGACACTGAGGGCTGCGGTGCTGGGTTTCACCAGCCCGGGGGCTCTGCTGAGAGAAATCCTGTCGGGGAGGGACAACCAGGGACAGCCAGTCCGCCACAGCGCAGCGGGGTGGCACAAGCGGGCGCAGAGCAGCCTCAGCAGGCACCCGCCTGCGGCCcaggggcaggcacagccccacGCAAGGAGCGGCACCACTGCCACGCAGCTCAGCACCTGGGGACAAACCCTGCTCGAGTGGAAGGGTGCAGAAGGCAAAGCTTTCTCTGGAGGAGGTTGCCCTTGACTCCAGCTCTGCTCCTAGCTGCCCCGGGAGCCGGGCAAAGAACAAGGACAGCACCAGGGAGCAGTGATGCTGAAACACATCCATGGGTGTGCGGGAGCAGACTCCGCCCATGGAGAGCAGGAAGAGCTGTCAGAGACAGGGCAAAGCAGCACACACCACCCCCACCGGCCCGAGCACCCAAACAAGGCTAGCAGCAAGGGAGGGACAGCGAGAGCAGTTCACGGTTCCCCAAACCAGAGAGAGCAGCAAGAGAGAAACGGAGCATGGTCCAGAGGTTCACACCATCTGTCTTTCAAAGTCAAGGCAGACGGGGATGGGGCAGAGGCACTTTGGTCCCTTGTGAGAGGTGCTCTGGGGCCCAGCCCCTAACGCCGTGCACAGCCCGGGCACACGGGGCTGCATCTGGCAGCAGCACCTGCTCTAGCTAACAGACAGCGGCGGGACACGAGCTCTGACCGCGGATGCAGGATGGGGCAAGAGGGATGCAAACCCCTTTTGGAAACCAAAAGACATTCtgaaacttctttaaaaatcCAATTAGAAAGCATTTCTGCATGGGATACCATAAACACTGCCCACGTCCTGGGAGTATGAGGCTTCTGGACAAAGAGTGCCTCTGAGGAAGCTCTGATGGTGGCATCCCCCCTGCCCAACAGGGACCAGCAGCGCCGGGGACAGGCCGCACCAGGCCCACAGAGGTTACAGACCCCGTTGTACCGCGGCTGCCAGCCCCGAGCCGGGCGTGGGGACGCCACGGGTCAGTGTTCTTCCCTGGACATAGAGAGGGCGTGGAGGACGCTGGTGTTCAGCCAGACCACAGCAGCCTGGTCAGTTTTTCTTGCTGCTGGGGCTCTTACTGGTGAACAGACTGACTTTGCTGGCAGAGGCCATGGTCAGAGAAGGAGACTCCAGCTTCACCTTATCCAACAAAGTCTTCTTTATGGCTGCCGGGGAGATCTTCTCTTGGTCTGCCAggtgctgcagctccctgcaATGGGGTGGTGGGAGAGAAAGACAAGACATAGCAAAGGGAAGAGACAGAGAGCGCGGGGGGCAGCTCTTGCAGGGTCTTTAGGACTTGCAAGGCACCCACCTAGTCCGGATGCAGGAAGCCTCCACAGCATTGATCAGGAGCGAGCGAAAGCCCCCACTCTCCAGGAAGTGCAGGGCATGGATGGTGGCTCCCCCGGGCGAGCAGACATTGTCCTTCAGCTGACCAGGATGCTGCTCAGATTCTAACAGCATTTTAGCAGCACCCTGTAACGAGGAAGAGAAACCAGCTCCAGAGCTCTGAGGAACTGCCACAGacccctgctctcccctgcacAGAGCAGCACCTAACACTCACAGTGGGCTGAGCTCCTGCCCGAGAGCCATTAGCAAGCTGCCAAAACACttttcagagctgaaaaagcCTGTGGAGGAGACAGGCCCCAGCTCCCACACCACCACCAGCGCGAGCAGATTGCTGCGGACACTTCCTACATCCCCTCCCCAGGAACCTGTGGGCAGTCAAACCAAACGTGTTTTTTTCAAGTAGATTCAGTAAGAGGACTGACAAAGCTTCAAACCGTGACGTGCAGAACACTCTGAACAGAACAGGCACAGCCTCAAATGTGTGCTGGAGGAGGAAATACTGACCAGCAAAGCCTGCGCTCCAAGTCGAACAGCCAGCCTGCGGGGAAGCCCCATCTTCACTCCCCCATCTGCCAGAGCATCCAGGGCGGTGAATGCCTGAGACCAGACAGAGGAAGAAGGTGACTGAAAGTCTCTGCTCCAAGACTGATAATCTCAGAAATAAGAGAATTCAGGGCCCCAGGATCACACTGTGACTCCTACTGCTTACAGGCCTGACCAAAGCTTCCCCCTTTACTGCATGGGTGTCACGCCAGGCTTCCCTCCACTGGTCCAGCTCAGGAGTGGAGCAGAAATGGCAGAAATTCAGCTTCTGGGTTATACTAACTACAGGCCCACGTTTTGCAACATGGACACGCGGACACTGCACGCTGGCTACGGACTTCAGACTCATCCGACTGGTAACAGACTTTTGTTGTTGACCCAAACTGGTTATAAACTGGACACCTGGATTATGTGTCCCATCACGAATGTGAGtgatgagaaaaacaagaaacagcaaACTGAAGCTGCACAGACTTTCACCACATGCAAAGCCTACTGCTCCCCCAGGACCGTCCCGAGTTGCGGACGCAGCACGTACATAGGCAGGGCCACTGCCACTGAGCCCCGTCACAGCGTCGATCAGGTCCTCTTCCACCTCGGTGCAGAAGCCGACGCTGGCCATCAGCTGTTCCAAGAGCTTCCCGTCCTCCACATCCGCATGAGTCCCCGTGGCATAGACTGTAGCACCTTCCCGGACAACCACGGGGGTGTTGGTCATGCACCTGATCACTTTTGGTGTGGGGCAGAAGGTAGAGAGTTTCTTAGGGCGGGAAATTGTTGGAtcgaaagaaggaagaaaaaaagagagaaaaatgagctTTAGTGCATGTTTGGCACACCACATAGGCTGTTTAGGAGAGGACTCCTCAGGGGCAAGAACAACACAAGCTCCTGTACTCCAGACTCCCTGCTCTGAGCCAGAGCGGCCGAATCTTAAGGGTGTTTAGTAGTACCAGCAAATCGGGAAGTGGGCAGAGCTGCTGTCGGGAGCAATACCCTGAACCCCTCGTTCCCACATCAACTCCCCACCGGGCAGACACTCAGCACCAAGTCTGCAGAAACTCAGGGGAGATGACCCACCTCTGCAGAACAAAAACGCTCTGACAGCCCCTCCTGTAAGGGCAGAGCTGACGTACAGACTCTTACAGCCCCTTCTGATGAGTCCAGGCAGAGGCGACCCCAAGCAACCAGGGGGCTGAGCGCGACTTCAGCCCCGGGGAGCGCCAGGAACGCCCGTCCCTCGCACCAGCTCCGCGGCGGACGCCTCCCAGGCACGGGGGGGCCCGGCTGTGCAGGGCTGCGGGCgcaggccccggcccccgccaccCCTCACCTTCTCGATGGAGCTGATGGTGACACCGGCTGCGCAGGAGACCACGATGTGGCGGGGCTCGATGTCGGGGCCCACCTCCTCGAGGATGAAGGGGATGATGGGGGGCTTCACGGCCAGGAAGAGGACGTCGCTGCTCTTCACCGTGTCCTTGTTGCTCACCGTGAAGTTCACGCCCATTTTCTGCAGCGGTTGGGGACAAACGCGACGGCTGTCACCCGGGGCGGGCCGCCGAGGGgggagcgccgccgccgcccgccgcccgcacTCACCCGCAGCCCGCTGACGGTGGGCAGGTCGGTGTCCGGGGAGCTCGCCGTGATCTTGTGCGCGGCCAGGACCCCTGCGGACGGCACCGAGCGTCAgcccgggcggccccgcgccccccgcccgcccgcccgccgccgcgccccgcgcccacCTGCCGCCGTGAAGCCCCTGGCCAGGGCGAAGGCGAGCTGCCCGGCGCCGATGAACCCCACGCTCATGGTGCggtgcggagcggtgcggagcggagcggcccccgagcccccgcggccgcgccgccgtcCACGTGGCCGCGCCCCGCGCAGGGAGGCGGTGacgcgcgggggcggggcgccgGCGCGCAGCAaaccggcgggcggcggggcggggccgagtCCGGCTCTCCGCCACTCAGGGGCGAGGGGCGGGACCACCGGCGCGGCCCTCGCCAGCTATTGGCGCAATCGGCGCGGGGTGTTGCATCATTCAGCGCCTGCGGGGGCGGCGAGGGGCAGCCgccgcgccgccagggggcgctgtgctcccgccgcagccgcgcggcggcggcgcgcgccgTTCTGGAAGCTTCGGGCGCCGCCGCGtgccctgcgccccccccccccgccgtgagggctccgggccgccgccgccaccctcCGGCCCCTCCGGGCCGCCGCGGACGTTCCCGGGACGCTCCCGCCCGGGCCGGACGCCGCGGGGCCGGGGTGCCGCAGGTGCGGGCCGGGGCGCGCGGTCCCCGCGGTCGGTGCTTCCCCCGGGCCGCGCTGTGCGCTGTcgtacccccgccccccccggtaCTCCCGCCCTTCCTCCCGCTGCCGCCCCCTCCTTGCCTGCGGCCGCCCGGGGGCCGCCGGTGCGGGGATTCCACCGGGGGCGACTCGGCCACCGTCGGTCGGGGCCGGTGGCTCTCTCGGCTCCTGGGACTCGCCCGCAGGTTCCCCGGGCGAAGGAGTTTCCTGCACTTGAACCGGGATGGAAATCCCGTCACCCGGGGCGGCAGAAGGTGCGATGGGCCCCGGCCGAGGTGCGTGTGGGCCCGACCCGGGGCTCAGCTCCCAGGTCACGGTCACGCTGCGCGATCCGTCACCGTAAACCCAGACACCCGCCAGGGCGCTTTTCCCCGAACTGTGACCGTACCACATTGTGtgacttttcctttcctctggcttttttcttatttattgaCAGAAATAAATCTTGGTGTATCTCCCGTGGATGAGTATTCCTAAACATTGTCTTTTGGGGACACTGAATCCCAGTGTTCAGAatgagaagaggggaaaaaaaaaccccaaccaaccaaaaatcaACCCCTTAAAGATTcagattttttatatatatattttttttttcaggttggaaTCTTCAGGAACTGTCCAGATCGACTGCAAACACAAATCCGTCATTCTAAATATGCCTCTACATTCTGACATCCGTTTACCAAAAAACAATTGGGAATGATTGGTGTCTTAGGAAGCCTGTTTTATGGTAAGTTACTTAATCATGATTTGTTAATTAAGGGGAAGGATGAGCTCTGGAAATAAAGGGATTTTTAATTAACTGAATCCTGACAGGGTTGGTTGGTAAAACCATATTAAGCAGATATCGGATGTTCTCTGTCCTAGATTGGGCAATCTCATAGTTTCCAATGGTTAGTGAGTGTTTTAACCACTGAAGCatgaggttttgatttttttttttctcctaaaagagTGGATTGTTGTCCCCACAatctttttttgccattttgacCATGCTAACATTTTTTGCTCAGTCTTTGGCTGGCAGATGAGAAAGCTAAATCTGAACACACTGTTCTTGGCAATGACTTGTCTTTCCACTCCTCCAGTCAGCGGTATCATGATTTCCATGTTAGATTCTATTCCCTCCTTATTGTGAAGGCACTAAACTTTACCCCCATTGTTTCCCAGTCACCTCTTTCTCTTGGGCCTTTCTTTATGTCCTTACACTCTATAAGTTGCATCAACTCGTGTCACTGGCAGATTTTATCCTATTCCTGCGAATGGCTCCTTGGTACAAAGTCTTTACAGCACAAAGCAAGCAAGTGCACAGCTGAAAAAGTGTTAACAGCCAGAGAGCTTGCCGACAGAGCTCCCTGCCCACAGACTGGCAGAGTCCCTCCGGGCACAGGCAGCCACTGCCTGCGGGCTCCTGCCCCGACCTCCCTCTCGACCTCCTTCTCGGCCTCCGCCAGCCCCCTCCCTCGGAGCCGCTCCCCAGTCTCCAGGAAGGTGCTGCCCAGAAGCGATATTCCTGGTTTTGAAGGTTTGAATTTTGTAACAGAGACTGTGGTGGTTCACAGACACCTGTTTGAACCTTAGTGCTCTGTAATGCAAAGTAAGTCATTTCCAAGTGTGACAGCTCGGTTTGTCCAGGCTGACGGGTTTAAAATGCCCAGGGTTCCCTTGGTGTGCAGTGGTTCTCTGTACGCTGTTTCCTCTAATACAAACGGGTTTCTTTTCCCAACTTAACATTTCTTATTTATACAACCCCTGAATTTGTTTGTGTGGCAAGAAATAAAGCTCTCTAAGATCCCTTTTTATGTCTATCATAGATAGCCTCGGGCCCTGCCCTCAAACAGTCTGGCCAGGCTCTTGTTGCACCATTATCTTCCAGACTTCCTGCCCTTAATGGGGACTCTCGGAAGAGAAAAACCTGTTGGAAGGTTGTTCAGTGCCTTCCCTTTGTACCAGATACCAGCTCTTGACCTGTTCCATGGGCTAATAATTCCCACTACTGAAGGCTGGTTCTTACTCAGTAGCAGAATCATCCAACACAATCTGTCCCAacaattttttcctttgcttttcaaacCCCATACAAAGCACTGATGACAAGCaagtttcctt
The sequence above is drawn from the Athene noctua chromosome 18, bAthNoc1.hap1.1, whole genome shotgun sequence genome and encodes:
- the PYCR1 gene encoding pyrroline-5-carboxylate reductase 1, mitochondrial isoform X2; translation: MSVGFIGAGQLAFALARGFTAAGVLAAHKITASSPDTDLPTVSGLRKMGVNFTVSNKDTVKSSDVLFLAVKPPIIPFILEEVGPDIEPRHIVVSCAAGVTISSIEKKLSTFCPTPKVIRCMTNTPVVVREGATVYATGTHADVEDGKLLEQLMASVGFCTEVEEDLIDAVTGLSGSGPAYGAAKMLLESEQHPGQLKDNVCSPGGATIHALHFLESGGFRSLLINAVEASCIRTRELQHLADQEKISPAAIKKTLLDKVKLESPSLTMASASKVSLFTSKSPSSKKN
- the PYCR1 gene encoding pyrroline-5-carboxylate reductase 1, mitochondrial isoform X1, giving the protein MSVGFIGAGQLAFALARGFTAAGVLAAHKITASSPDTDLPTVSGLRKMGVNFTVSNKDTVKSSDVLFLAVKPPIIPFILEEVGPDIEPRHIVVSCAAGVTISSIEKKLSTFCPTPKVIRCMTNTPVVVREGATVYATGTHADVEDGKLLEQLMASVGFCTEVEEDLIDAVTGLSGSGPAYAFTALDALADGGVKMGLPRRLAVRLGAQALLGAAKMLLESEQHPGQLKDNVCSPGGATIHALHFLESGGFRSLLINAVEASCIRTRELQHLADQEKISPAAIKKTLLDKVKLESPSLTMASASKVSLFTSKSPSSKKN
- the PYCR1 gene encoding pyrroline-5-carboxylate reductase 1, mitochondrial isoform X3; its protein translation is MGVNFTVSNKDTVKSSDVLFLAVKPPIIPFILEEVGPDIEPRHIVVSCAAGVTISSIEKKLSTFCPTPKVIRCMTNTPVVVREGATVYATGTHADVEDGKLLEQLMASVGFCTEVEEDLIDAVTGLSGSGPAYAFTALDALADGGVKMGLPRRLAVRLGAQALLGAAKMLLESEQHPGQLKDNVCSPGGATIHALHFLESGGFRSLLINAVEASCIRTRELQHLADQEKISPAAIKKTLLDKVKLESPSLTMASASKVSLFTSKSPSSKKN